In a genomic window of Balaenoptera ricei isolate mBalRic1 chromosome 3, mBalRic1.hap2, whole genome shotgun sequence:
- the LOC132363089 gene encoding zinc finger protein 846-like: MTHTRTHVRQKTSKGNQSRKAFKKNFIHTLLKEISAGEKTSECIQHEKVSSQLSNLKKTQTQGKSCEHKDCWRTFVNQSSLKLHRRYHAGEKPYVYKEHGKAFTDPSYLPDHIGIHTGKKPYVCMECGKAFTRSTGLILHIRIHTGEKPFECKECGKAFIHSSYLKKHVRIHSGEKPYLCKGCGKTFTCSSGLVLHMRTHTDKNPYVCKECRKAFSNSSMLNQHMRTHTGEKPYECKQCGKTFTPSSGLTTHLRTHTGEKACACKEYGKAFARSTNLVMHMRTHTGEKPYKCKECGKAFRHSTRLNMHMRTHTGEKPYECKECWKTFTQS; the protein is encoded by the coding sequence ATGACACACACGAGAACTCACGTTAGACAGAAAACTTCTAAGGGTAATCAGAGTCGAAAAGCCTTCAAAAAGAACTTTATTCATACTTTGCTCAAGGAAATCAGTGCTGGGGAGAAAACTTCTGAGTGTATTCAACATGAAAAAGTCTCGAGTCAGCTTTCAAATCTCAAAAAAACTCAGACACAAGGGAAATCGTGTGAACACAAAGACTGTTGGAGAACTTTTGTGAATCAGTCATCACTTAAGTTACATAGGAGATATCACGCTGGAGAAAAGCCCTATGTGTATAAAGAACATGGGAAAGCTTTCACTGATCCCTCATACCTTCCAGATCATATAGGAATTCACACTGGCAAAAAGCCCTATGTATGTatggaatgtgggaaagcctttactCGATCCACAGGACTTATTTTACACATACGtattcacactggagaaaaaccctTTGAATGTAAGGAGTGCGGAAAAGCTTTTATTCATTCCTCCTACCTTAAAAAACATGTAAGAATTCACAGTGGAGAGAAGCCATATTTATGTAAAGGGTGTGGGAAAACTTTTACTTGTTCCTCAGGTCTTGTCTTACATATGCGAACACACACTGACAAAAACCCCTATGTGTGCAAGGAATGTAGGAAAGCCTTCAGTAATTCCTCAATGCTTAATCAACATATGAGGACACACACTGGAGAGAAGCCATATGAATGCAAGCAGTGTGGGAAAACCTTCACTCCGTCGTCAGGCCTTACTACACATTTAAGAACACACACTGGAGAGAAGGCCTGTGCATGTAAAGAATATGGGAAAGCCTTTGCTCGGTCCACAAATCTTGTTATGCACATGCGAACGCACACGGGAGAAAAGCCGTAcaaatgtaaagaatgtgggaaagcctttagaCACTCCACACGCCTGAATATGCACATGCGAACTCACACCggagagaaaccatatgaatgtaaggaatgttgGAAAACCTTCACTCAGTCTTAA